One Mucilaginibacter ginkgonis genomic region harbors:
- a CDS encoding succinate dehydrogenase cytochrome b subunit, which produces MSQSKHTLNSSLGKKLIMALTGLFLCTFLIVHLAGNLQLFQDDNGYAFNIYANFLTHFPPIEVIAYLLYASIIVHAVYALILTIKNRQARPVGYAVTTKSPTSWSSQNMGLLGSILFLFIVIHMGDFWYKYKFTHSVTFKEYRTNLGTGERTVSNYTPEKPDFEHSVSYDQNNEIIRVKDLHTKVAESFSQLWYVVIYVIAMLALAFHMLHGFQSAFKTLGWVHRKYNGIVYFIGTWFFGVIVPLGFAAMPVVYYIMSLKK; this is translated from the coding sequence AACGGGGTTGTTTTTGTGTACGTTCTTAATTGTGCACCTTGCCGGTAACCTGCAGCTTTTCCAGGATGATAACGGCTATGCGTTTAATATTTACGCCAACTTCTTAACGCACTTTCCGCCAATCGAGGTCATCGCTTATTTGCTGTATGCCAGCATTATTGTTCATGCAGTGTATGCCTTGATCCTGACCATTAAAAACAGGCAGGCAAGACCGGTTGGCTACGCAGTGACTACAAAATCGCCAACATCATGGTCGTCACAGAACATGGGACTGCTGGGTTCAATACTGTTTTTGTTCATCGTGATCCACATGGGCGATTTCTGGTATAAATACAAATTTACCCACAGTGTGACATTTAAAGAGTACCGCACCAACCTGGGCACGGGCGAACGTACAGTATCTAATTACACGCCTGAGAAGCCGGACTTCGAGCATTCAGTATCATATGATCAAAACAACGAGATCATCCGTGTTAAAGATTTGCATACCAAAGTGGCAGAGAGCTTTAGCCAATTATGGTACGTGGTCATCTATGTGATAGCGATGCTTGCACTGGCGTTCCATATGCTGCATGGTTTTCAAAGCGCGTTTAAAACGCTGGGTTGGGTACACCGCAAGTACAATGGCATTGTGTACTTTATTGGTACCTGGTTTTTTGGTGTAATTGTTCCGCTTGGCTTTGCAGCCATGCCGGTTGTGTATTACATCATGAGTTTAAAGAAGTAA